A region from the Silene latifolia isolate original U9 population chromosome 7, ASM4854445v1, whole genome shotgun sequence genome encodes:
- the LOC141592996 gene encoding (3S,6E)-nerolidol synthase 1-like isoform X3 produces the protein MAIISSFKSMIYPMETKIFRMTMTRESRSTTRNTVTNCANNNQNISNKKGENKNILPKLQQSSVNDEALITVQLNHQLQQRVQRIREMIGQKAIKCYHIEDLVMIDAIQRLGLQYYFQNEISDALRRHYEICRSGEGDYNLHDTALRFRLLRQHGYNVSADCFSKFKDEDGNFKQELRKDSKGLMSLYEAYQFRVPGDDTLDDIGEFSAHLLRKMVNNEPSDGSIIENTLSNPFHKIIPRFMAVDFLQNFQSSIKSLHNLSDESNWISEMQVLAAIDINMGQINHKREITQVSRWWNGLRLTEELKLARNKPAKWHMWSLACLPYPDMTEQRIELTKAILFVYIIDDIFDVYGTLDELILFTEAVNRWESDSVTGLPNYMRLCLQNLYEQINEISNKTYKKHGWNPKEFLQQVWKDLFNAFLVEAKWVASGHRPSTDEYLKNGTVTIGAGIVYAYIFLLLGEGGNKESKGLLNSHKDIVSLTATIFRLWNDLGTG, from the exons ATGGCAATAATCTCTTCCTTCAAATCTATGATCTATCCTATGGAAACAAAGATTTTTAGGATGACCATGACGAGAGAATCTAGATCTACGACGCGAAATACTGTAACTAACTGTGCAAATAATAACCAGAACATTAGTAATAAGAAGGGTGAAAACAAAAATATTCTGCCTAAACTGCAACAGAGTTCTGTCAATGATGAAGCCCTCATCACAGTTCAG CTAAATCATCAGCTTCAGCAGAGGGTTCAGAGGATAAGGGAAATGATAGGAcagaaagcaataaaatgttacCATATAGAAGATTTGGTCATGATCGATGCCATCCAACGGTTAGGTCTTCAATACTATTTTCAGAACGAGATCAGTGATGCATTAAGAAGGCATTATGAAATATGTCGTTCAGGTGAAGGAGACTACAATCTTCATGATACCGCCCTTCGCTTTCGGCTCTTGAGACAACATGGATACAATGTCTCTGCAG ACTGCTTTAGCAAATTCAAAGACGAGGATGGGAACTTCAAGCAGGAACTGAGAAAAGACAGTAAAGGACTAATGAGTTTATATGAAGCGTATCAGTTCCGTGTTCCAGGGGACGATACACTAGATGATATTGGTGAGTTCAGTGCGCATCTCCTACGAAAAATGGTGAATAATGAACCATCTGATGGCTCTATTATTGAAAACACACTTAGCAATCCATTTCATAAAATCATACCAAGATTTATGGCCGTGGACTTCCTTCAGAATTTCCAGAGCTCGATAAAGTCTCTTCATAACTTAAGTGATGAAAGCAATTGGATAAGCGAGATGCAAGTTCTGGCTGCAATTGACATTAACATGGGTCAGATCAACCACAAGAGAGAAATAACTCAAGTTTCAAG ATGGTGGAACGGACTTCGACTGACCGAGGAATTGAAGCTTGCGAGAAACAAACCAGCGAAATGGCATATGTGGTCCTTGGCTTGTCTTCCATATCCAGATATGACAGAGCAGAGGATAGAGCTCACAAAAGcaatattatttgtttacatcatcGACGACATTTTCGATGTGTATGGAACACTTGACGAGCTCATTCTCTTCACTGAAGCCGTTAATAGATGGGAATCTGATAGTGTCACGGGATTGCCTAACTACATGAGACTCTGCCTCCAAAACTTATATGAGCAAATCAATGAGATCAGCAACAAAACCTATAAAAAGCATGGATGGAATCCTAAAGAGTTTCTACAGCAAGTG TGGAAAGATTTATTCAATGCATTCCTAGTGGAAGCAAAGTGGGTTGCCTCCGGACACAGGCCTTCGACTGATGAGTATCTGAAGAATGGAACAGTTACTATTGGAGCTGGTATTGTATATGCATATATCTTTTTGCTCTTGGGTGAAGGAGGAAACAAGGAAAGCAAAGGTCTACTGAACAGCCATAAAGATATCGTATCTTTAACAGCTACTATCTTTCGTCTTTGGAATGATCTAGGGACTG
- the LOC141590710 gene encoding (3S,6E)-nerolidol synthase 1-like, giving the protein MAIISSFKSIICYPKETQISRMMTVRRESRFTTQNTVTICASNNQSISIKKGENINILPKLQQSCSVNDEPHITVQIKVFGSLFQLNQKLQKRVQRIREEMMAHTEIKCYHAEDLVMIDAIQRLGLQYYFQNEISDALTRHYEICGSIEGDCDLHDTALRFRLLRQHGYNVSADCFSKFKDKDGNFKQELRKDSKGLMSLYEAYQFRVPGDDILDDIGELSGHLLRKMDNDEPSEGSVIEKTLKNPYHTSLPRLMALDFLENVEITMNSLHNLSDESSWLKEIQYLAAIDINMAQINYQRETTQVSTWWKGLRLTEELKRARNQPAKWHMWSLTCLPSPDMAEQRVELTKAIAFVYIIDDIFDMYGTLDELILFTEAVNRWEYDNITGLPNYMRVCLKNLDELINEISEKAYDIHGWNPKEFLHKVVRL; this is encoded by the exons AAATACTGTAACTATCTGTGCTAGTAATAACCAGAGCATTAGTATTAAGAAGGGTGAAAACATAAATATTCTGCCTAAACTGCAGCAGAGTTGTTCTGTCAATGACGAACCCCACATCACAGTTCAG ATTAAAGTTTTCGGTTCTTTATTTCAGCTAAATCAAAAGCTTCAGAAGAGGGTTCAGAGGATAAGGGAAGAAATGATGGCACATACAGAAATAAAATGTTACCATGCAGAGGACTTGGTCATGATCGATGCCATCCAACGTTTAGGTCTTCAATACTATTTTCAGAACGAGATCAGTGATGCATTAACAAGGCATTATGAAATATGTGGCTCAATTGAAGGAGACTGTGATCTTCATGATACTGCCCTTCGCTTTCGCCTCTTGAGACAGCATGGATACAATGTCTCTGCAG ACTGCTTTAGCAAATTCAAAGACAAGGATGGGAACTTCAAGCAAGAACTGAGAAAAGACAGTAAAGGACTAATGAGTTTATATGAAGCGTATCAGTTTCGTGTTCCAGGGGACGATATACTAGATGATATTGGTGAGTTAAGTGGGCATCTCCTAcggaaaatggacaatgatgaaccGTCTGAGGGCTCTGTTATTGAAAAGACACTTAAGAATCCATATCATACAAGCTTACCAAGATTAATGGCCTTGGACTTCCTTGAGAATGTCGAGATCACGATGAACTCACTTCATAACTTAAGTGATGAAAGCAGTTGGTTGAAAGAGATTCAATATCTGGCTGCAATTGACATCAACATGGCTCAGATCAACTACCAGAGAGAAACAACTCAAGTTTCAAC ATGGTGGAAAGGACTTCGACTGACCGAGGAATTGAAGCGTGCGAGAAACCAGCCAGCGAAATGGCATATGTGGTCTTTGACCTGTCTGCCTAGTCCAGATATGGCAGAGCAGAGAGTAGAGCTCACAAAAGCCATAGCATTTGTTTATATTATTGACGACATTTTTGATATGTATGGAACACTTGACGAGCTCATTCTCTTCACTGAAGCTGTTAATAGATGGGAATATGATAATATCACAGGATTGCCTAACTACATGAGAGTCTGCCTCAAAAACCTCGATGAGCTAATCAACGAGATTAGCGAAAAAGCCTATGATATTCATGGATGGAATCCAAAAGAGTTTCTTCATAAAGTGGTACGTCTATGA